In the genome of Phycisphaerae bacterium, one region contains:
- a CDS encoding response regulator transcription factor → MIRVVIADDHAIVREGIRRTLADTPDIQVTGEAGDGRALLAALTRNPADVVLLDLAMPGTPGLELLEELRRRNPSLPVLVLSMYPAEQYAVRAIQAGAAGYINKASPPSELLAALRAVAVGHRYISPDVAESLAMHLDRSAARNPHNGLSNREYEVMCLIARGRSASEIADSLGLSVKTVSTYRRRILEKLNLIQNAEITRYAIEHALIE, encoded by the coding sequence GTGATTCGAGTCGTCATCGCCGACGATCATGCCATTGTTCGCGAAGGGATTAGACGCACACTCGCCGACACGCCGGATATCCAGGTAACGGGCGAGGCCGGTGACGGTCGAGCGCTTCTGGCCGCCTTGACCCGAAATCCGGCGGATGTCGTCTTGCTGGATCTGGCCATGCCGGGAACACCCGGACTAGAGCTCCTCGAAGAGTTACGACGACGCAATCCTTCGCTGCCCGTTCTCGTTCTGAGCATGTACCCGGCCGAACAGTACGCCGTTCGGGCGATCCAGGCCGGAGCGGCGGGCTACATCAACAAGGCAAGTCCGCCGTCCGAGTTGCTCGCGGCCTTGCGCGCGGTCGCGGTCGGCCACCGCTACATCAGCCCGGACGTGGCAGAGAGCCTTGCCATGCATCTCGACCGAAGTGCGGCACGTAACCCACACAACGGCCTTTCCAACCGGGAGTATGAGGTCATGTGTTTGATCGCGCGCGGCCGCAGCGCAAGCGAAATCGCCGATTCCCTCGGCTTAAGCGTCAAAACCGTCAGCACATACCGCCGCCGAATCCTAGAGAAGCTCAACTTGATCCAGAATGCCGAGATCACGCGATACGCCATTGAGCATGCGCTTATCGAGTAG
- a CDS encoding sugar porter family MFS transporter: MKGLAYVRLCAAIAALGGLLFGFDTAVISGTTDALAAEFDLGSATLGFTVASALIGTLIGSIAVGRPADVWGRRAVMFVLAILFLVSAIGCALAWSWSSLVIFRLIGGLAVGGASVVSPMYIAEISPAARRGRLVAVAQFNIVLGILLAYFSNYVVSLFELGPLTWRWMLGVEALPAAAYFLLLLLTPRSPRWLLARGLEAEARLVLERLTPGTGESTDALVVRIKEAIDSERRRSGTAFFRRAHARPILLAVAIAVFNQLSGINAVLYYAPAIFRSAGAGDNAALLQSAGLGSVNLLFTIAALMVIDRVGRRPLMLLGSIGYIVSLLATAWAFYTQGVAGEGGQGFSPLGSWVVTISLVLFIASHAFGQGAVIWVFISEVFPNELRARGQALGSFTHWVMAALISQTFPMIAEWSGGHVFAFYAVCMVGQLIWVLMVMPETKGIPLEEIQRRLLSPGASSGRDG; encoded by the coding sequence ATGAAAGGACTGGCCTACGTCCGCCTCTGCGCCGCGATCGCCGCGTTGGGCGGCCTCCTGTTTGGCTTCGACACCGCGGTCATCTCCGGAACGACCGATGCGCTGGCGGCAGAGTTCGATCTCGGCTCGGCTACGTTGGGTTTTACCGTTGCGTCAGCGCTCATCGGTACGCTGATTGGCTCAATCGCCGTGGGACGGCCGGCGGACGTCTGGGGGCGCCGGGCCGTCATGTTCGTGCTAGCGATCCTGTTCCTGGTCTCCGCGATCGGTTGCGCATTGGCGTGGAGCTGGTCGTCACTGGTGATCTTTCGTCTCATTGGAGGCTTGGCCGTCGGCGGCGCGTCGGTTGTTTCGCCGATGTACATCGCTGAAATATCTCCTGCGGCGCGGCGAGGCCGACTGGTCGCGGTTGCCCAATTCAACATCGTGCTGGGCATTCTGCTGGCCTATTTCTCGAATTACGTGGTCTCCCTTTTCGAATTGGGACCGCTGACGTGGCGGTGGATGTTGGGCGTGGAGGCCCTTCCGGCGGCGGCCTACTTTCTGTTATTGCTCTTGACGCCGCGGAGCCCGCGTTGGCTCTTGGCACGGGGGCTCGAGGCGGAGGCACGCCTGGTCCTGGAGCGTCTGACGCCGGGCACCGGCGAATCGACCGATGCGCTCGTGGTCCGCATCAAGGAAGCCATTGACTCGGAGCGCCGGCGATCGGGTACCGCATTCTTCAGGCGGGCGCACGCGAGGCCGATTCTGCTCGCGGTGGCCATCGCGGTCTTCAATCAGTTGTCCGGGATCAACGCGGTCTTGTATTACGCACCGGCCATATTCCGTTCCGCCGGGGCAGGAGACAACGCGGCGCTGCTGCAATCCGCCGGACTCGGTTCAGTCAACCTTCTTTTCACGATTGCCGCCTTGATGGTCATTGACCGTGTGGGACGCCGCCCGCTCATGTTGCTTGGATCGATCGGCTACATTGTAAGCCTGCTCGCGACCGCATGGGCGTTTTACACACAGGGCGTCGCCGGCGAGGGCGGGCAAGGCTTCTCTCCTTTGGGAAGCTGGGTGGTGACGATCAGCCTCGTTCTGTTCATTGCCTCCCACGCTTTCGGGCAAGGGGCGGTCATCTGGGTATTCATCAGTGAGGTGTTCCCCAACGAGTTGCGGGCGCGGGGCCAGGCGCTGGGCAGCTTTACGCACTGGGTCATGGCTGCCTTGATTTCCCAGACCTTTCCCATGATCGCGGAATGGTCAGGCGGACATGTCTTCGCGTTCTATGCGGTTTGCATGGTCGGGCAGTTGATCTGGGTGCTGATGGTCATGCCGGAGACGAAAGGCATTCCCCTTGAGGAGATTCAGCGCCGCCTGCTTTCACCGGGCGCGTCATCTGGCCGCGACGGTTAG
- a CDS encoding alpha-mannosidase codes for MHPIIRNRSMRRRNGIGSALLVWLTLMPAPAVGGENAAQLLSRNRPPQRDLATSDGQALYCVGYAHLDTQWRWDFSTTIDEYIRATLDDNFHLIDRYPEYTFNFTGSVRYEMMKEYYPERYARLKGYIEDGRWFVSGSSVDEGDVNVPSAESIVRQVLYGNLFFEREFGQTSVDYMLPDCFGFPASMPTIWAHCGLLGFSTQKLTWGSAVGIPFKVGVWEGPDGSGVIAALDPGPYVGAIEGPVHENPEWRERVARNGRDFGVWADYHYYGTGDQGGAPRESDVQNYLASATAANADLSVVLASSGQMFRDITPGLRVQLPRYQGDMLLTEHSAGTLTSQSYMKRWNRQAEQLADAAERAATCAWRLGAMAYPRERLERAWVRVLANQMHDILPGTSIPRAYRFSWNDDLVALNIFADILRYAVGRVAELLDTDVMGRPVVIYNPLAIDREDVVEVEVPRDGASFVRVYGPDGREVPSQLLSSDAVSLRVLFLGRAPANGFAVFDVRRADRPFDDENGPRISARSLENDRYRVTLNDAGDIAGIHDKLAGRELLAEPATLVFTRERPRHYPAWNMDWADRKTPPIGRVDGVAQWRIVESGPVRAALAVTRRARNSEFTQVFRLTRGDAGNVVEVAAEIDWQSTECALKAAFPLTVSNPEAVYNWGVGTIRRGNNEPVKYEVPSHEWFDLTDREGNYGVTVLEDSKFGSDKPEDNELRLTLLYTPGVRSSFLDQHSQDWGVHHVRYGLYGHEGDWRAAQSEWRGRRFNQPMRAFLVPKHSGRLGRTFSLLNVDTPRVDVRTVKRAERRDVLIVRLQELWGQPAEDVRLTFPFEVLRAEEVDGQERRLGPQPVSEGQLAFDLQPYELRAFAVELAPPGAPAQNVASVPVSLSLDTDVVSSDGNRADGAMDLSQHTYPAEQFPARIRHNDVVFELGPMGEGANQALTCRGQTITLGSAGGNRIHLLAAATEDATATFRVGDAAHLLDVQSWTGFVGQWWDRVFDREFGKVDYTCAGRVTALLPGFIKRDPIAWFSTHRHSPDRGNEAYRFTYLFHYELPRLDGATTLTLPFDERIRVFAVSVADDVPVSAAAPLYDELTGGRPIEIRHSYDEEKAAVFQGREPEGRVLRERARQFELLETGPPRNDDDIDASREKGYTFRVFAPDERDRPHPDSGVVGDHLVRLNDGLAAENNDDTKRCVWFDGPGRFTLDLLQSRPIASVTTYTWHRSNRAPQYYSLWGTDAEPMPDPGFGQGKSDAWSLIAVVDTRDLGDGQIHASRIVGDGRPLGPYRYLLWVAEDVGQGSFFTEIDIDFTETAP; via the coding sequence ATGCATCCTATCATTCGCAATCGGTCGATGCGGCGCCGAAACGGCATAGGATCGGCTCTCCTTGTCTGGTTGACGCTCATGCCAGCCCCGGCCGTTGGAGGAGAAAACGCCGCGCAACTCCTTTCCCGGAACCGACCTCCGCAACGCGATCTCGCAACATCCGATGGGCAGGCGCTCTACTGCGTCGGATACGCCCACCTGGATACGCAGTGGCGCTGGGACTTCTCGACAACGATCGACGAATACATCCGGGCTACACTGGACGACAACTTCCACCTGATCGATCGCTATCCCGAGTACACTTTCAATTTCACCGGTTCGGTCCGGTACGAGATGATGAAGGAATACTATCCCGAGCGATATGCGCGGCTGAAAGGCTACATCGAGGACGGACGATGGTTCGTGTCCGGCTCCAGCGTGGACGAGGGCGATGTGAACGTACCTTCTGCCGAGTCCATCGTCCGCCAGGTTCTCTATGGCAACCTGTTCTTCGAGCGCGAGTTCGGCCAAACGAGCGTAGACTACATGCTGCCCGATTGTTTCGGCTTTCCGGCCTCCATGCCGACAATATGGGCCCATTGCGGACTGTTGGGATTCTCGACACAGAAGCTCACGTGGGGTTCCGCGGTTGGCATCCCCTTCAAGGTCGGCGTGTGGGAAGGACCGGATGGCTCGGGCGTCATTGCGGCTCTCGACCCCGGACCGTACGTCGGCGCAATTGAGGGACCGGTTCATGAAAATCCCGAGTGGCGCGAGCGCGTCGCGCGCAACGGCCGGGATTTCGGCGTTTGGGCGGACTACCACTACTACGGTACGGGAGACCAGGGCGGCGCACCACGCGAGAGCGACGTCCAGAACTACCTGGCGAGCGCGACCGCCGCGAATGCGGACCTGTCCGTCGTGCTCGCCTCGTCTGGCCAGATGTTCCGCGATATCACCCCGGGGCTCCGGGTGCAACTTCCACGTTACCAAGGCGATATGCTGCTCACGGAGCACTCGGCGGGGACCCTCACATCTCAAAGCTACATGAAGCGCTGGAACCGTCAGGCGGAGCAGCTGGCCGACGCCGCCGAGCGTGCCGCAACCTGTGCCTGGCGTCTCGGTGCGATGGCTTATCCGCGCGAGCGGCTTGAGCGCGCCTGGGTGCGCGTTCTGGCCAATCAGATGCACGACATTCTGCCCGGCACGAGCATTCCTCGGGCGTACCGGTTCTCCTGGAATGACGACCTCGTCGCTCTCAACATTTTCGCAGACATCCTCCGCTACGCCGTCGGACGTGTTGCGGAACTCCTCGACACGGATGTGATGGGTCGGCCCGTCGTCATCTATAATCCGCTTGCGATCGATCGTGAAGACGTCGTCGAGGTCGAAGTTCCGAGGGATGGCGCCTCCTTCGTACGTGTCTATGGACCGGACGGACGAGAGGTTCCTTCACAACTGCTCTCGTCCGACGCGGTGTCGCTACGGGTACTCTTCCTGGGTCGCGCTCCGGCGAACGGATTTGCGGTGTTCGATGTACGCCGTGCTGATCGTCCGTTCGACGATGAGAATGGGCCACGCATTTCGGCCAGGAGCCTGGAAAACGACCGGTATCGCGTGACGCTCAACGATGCGGGAGACATCGCCGGCATCCACGACAAGCTGGCTGGAAGGGAGTTACTCGCCGAGCCGGCCACGCTCGTCTTCACCCGCGAGAGGCCGCGCCACTATCCCGCCTGGAACATGGATTGGGCGGATCGAAAAACGCCGCCGATCGGACGGGTGGACGGGGTGGCACAATGGCGCATCGTGGAGTCGGGTCCGGTACGGGCGGCACTCGCGGTGACGCGTCGGGCTCGCAATTCCGAATTCACCCAGGTGTTCCGCCTGACCCGAGGGGATGCCGGAAATGTCGTCGAAGTGGCGGCGGAGATCGACTGGCAATCTACGGAATGCGCGCTGAAGGCCGCATTTCCCCTGACCGTGTCGAACCCGGAAGCGGTCTACAACTGGGGCGTTGGGACAATCCGCCGGGGGAACAATGAACCTGTCAAGTATGAGGTGCCCTCGCACGAGTGGTTTGACCTGACCGACAGGGAAGGAAATTACGGCGTCACGGTCCTCGAGGATTCCAAGTTCGGTTCCGACAAGCCCGAGGACAATGAACTCCGCCTGACGCTGCTGTACACCCCCGGGGTACGCTCATCCTTTCTGGATCAGCACAGCCAGGACTGGGGCGTTCACCATGTGCGGTATGGCCTTTATGGGCACGAGGGCGACTGGCGGGCGGCGCAGAGCGAATGGCGCGGCAGACGGTTCAACCAGCCGATGCGCGCGTTCCTGGTGCCCAAGCACTCCGGACGGCTCGGTCGAACCTTCTCTCTGCTAAACGTCGACACACCCCGGGTGGACGTTCGGACGGTCAAGCGCGCCGAACGGCGGGACGTACTGATCGTCCGGTTGCAGGAGCTGTGGGGCCAGCCCGCAGAAGACGTTCGCCTGACCTTCCCGTTCGAGGTTCTTCGCGCCGAAGAGGTGGACGGTCAGGAGCGCCGTCTCGGCCCACAACCAGTGTCGGAAGGACAGCTCGCCTTCGACCTTCAACCCTACGAATTGCGAGCGTTCGCCGTCGAACTTGCACCGCCTGGCGCCCCTGCCCAGAACGTCGCCTCGGTGCCCGTATCGCTTTCACTTGATACGGACGTCGTCAGCAGCGACGGCAATCGCGCCGACGGGGCCATGGATCTGTCACAGCATACTTACCCGGCCGAGCAGTTCCCCGCTCGTATTCGTCATAACGATGTTGTTTTCGAATTGGGCCCAATGGGGGAAGGTGCCAACCAGGCACTGACCTGTCGTGGGCAGACGATCACCCTCGGCAGTGCCGGCGGGAACCGCATACATCTGCTGGCGGCGGCAACCGAGGACGCTACCGCAACTTTCCGCGTCGGCGATGCCGCACATCTCTTGGACGTTCAATCCTGGACGGGATTTGTGGGGCAGTGGTGGGACCGGGTCTTTGATCGCGAGTTCGGCAAGGTCGACTACACGTGCGCCGGCCGGGTCACAGCGCTCTTGCCGGGCTTTATCAAGCGCGATCCGATCGCCTGGTTCAGCACCCATCGCCATAGTCCGGATCGTGGTAACGAGGCCTATCGATTCACCTATCTGTTTCATTACGAACTGCCGCGGCTAGACGGCGCAACAACGCTGACCCTGCCGTTCGATGAGCGAATTCGCGTCTTTGCCGTATCGGTCGCCGACGACGTGCCCGTTTCAGCCGCGGCACCGTTGTACGATGAGCTGACCGGCGGCCGACCGATTGAGATCCGCCATTCCTACGACGAAGAGAAGGCCGCAGTATTTCAGGGGCGTGAGCCCGAGGGTCGAGTGCTGCGGGAGCGTGCTCGCCAATTCGAGCTCCTGGAAACGGGACCGCCTCGCAACGATGACGACATCGATGCGTCGCGAGAGAAGGGCTACACGTTCCGCGTATTCGCACCCGACGAACGCGATCGTCCGCACCCCGACTCCGGAGTCGTCGGGGATCATCTCGTCCGTCTCAACGACGGCCTTGCAGCGGAGAACAACGACGATACGAAGCGATGTGTCTGGTTTGACGGCCCCGGCCGGTTCACCCTCGATCTGCTGCAGTCGCGTCCCATTGCCTCCGTGACCACATACACTTGGCATCGCAGCAATCGCGCGCCGCAATACTACTCCCTCTGGGGCACGGACGCCGAGCCCATGCCGGACCCCGGCTTCGGTCAGGGCAAGTCGGACGCGTGGTCTCTGATCGCCGTGGTCGATACACGCGACTTGGGCGACGGACAGATTCATGCCAGCCGCATCGTCGGCGATGGCAGACCGCTGGGGCCTTACCGGTATCTGCTGTGGGTTGCCGAAGACGTAGGACAAGGCTCGTTCTTCACCGAGATCGACATCGACTTCACGGAGACCGCGCCGTGA
- a CDS encoding tetratricopeptide repeat protein, whose translation MKTRNKRILKLLGAFAVGFVLALVLLAYWIMRAPTTELVDASGRQLTAGAPSVAPAEGFGGPYFADARALIETGQFSEAKQELLRIIEDSDRDGEACVLLCDVLRELKEADAAADYGLKAVKLLPGSPQAHLAYAKALGAQMFADMQSIGGMFSAMKRIRPFKEALQHAIDLDPDDIEARTMLVFFNLAPKPIGDIDRAIETAREIESLDPVAGKRLLAMCYQRQEDTKRAKEILLAGIQESPQEPGLHASLADIYAEEKQFDAADAEYESARHGPRGDDYYRSLYNQARMRIQNKFEPERAIELLDQFIAGDPRGENMPTMAHANWRKGNALEQLGRDEEARAAYEESLRRDPEFKLARESLEGLEVRLNASPSTK comes from the coding sequence GTGAAAACGCGCAACAAGCGAATTCTAAAGCTCCTGGGGGCATTTGCCGTCGGCTTCGTGCTCGCGCTGGTCCTGTTAGCTTACTGGATCATGCGCGCGCCGACGACCGAACTTGTGGACGCGTCGGGCCGGCAACTCACGGCTGGGGCGCCTTCGGTCGCACCGGCTGAGGGTTTCGGCGGACCCTATTTTGCCGACGCACGAGCGTTGATTGAAACGGGGCAATTCTCCGAGGCAAAGCAAGAGCTGCTTCGCATCATCGAGGACTCCGACCGCGATGGAGAGGCCTGCGTGCTCCTGTGCGATGTCCTGCGCGAACTCAAGGAAGCCGACGCAGCGGCCGACTACGGGCTCAAGGCCGTTAAGCTCCTGCCGGGCAGTCCGCAGGCCCACCTTGCCTATGCCAAAGCGCTCGGAGCACAGATGTTCGCGGACATGCAGAGCATTGGCGGCATGTTCAGCGCTATGAAGAGGATACGCCCGTTCAAGGAAGCGCTCCAGCACGCCATTGATCTTGATCCGGACGATATCGAAGCCAGAACGATGCTGGTCTTTTTCAATCTCGCGCCCAAACCCATCGGTGACATTGATCGCGCCATTGAGACGGCCCGCGAGATCGAGTCCCTTGACCCCGTTGCCGGAAAGCGCCTTCTGGCCATGTGCTACCAGCGCCAGGAGGATACGAAGCGCGCCAAGGAGATTCTACTGGCCGGTATCCAGGAATCCCCCCAAGAACCCGGCCTGCACGCCTCGCTCGCGGACATCTACGCGGAAGAGAAGCAGTTCGACGCCGCCGACGCCGAGTACGAATCCGCACGCCACGGCCCGCGGGGCGACGATTACTATCGCTCCCTCTACAATCAGGCCAGGATGCGCATCCAGAACAAGTTCGAGCCGGAGCGGGCCATAGAACTTCTCGACCAATTTATCGCGGGCGATCCGAGGGGCGAAAACATGCCCACCATGGCCCACGCCAACTGGCGGAAGGGGAACGCGCTGGAGCAACTGGGTCGAGATGAGGAAGCACGCGCCGCGTATGAAGAGAGCCTTCGGCGCGATCCTGAATTCAAGTTGGCTCGGGAGTCACTCGAGGGCCTCGAGGTTCGCTTGAACGCCTCGCCTTCAACCAAATGA
- a CDS encoding PQQ-like beta-propeller repeat protein, which yields MRIELRTSARSLPLVLILAGFAPAGETSPSWPQWRGPSGNGLAPSADPPVTWSESRNVRWKTALPGQGLSTPIVWDDLVIIQAAIPADSEESQSDRDQRVSKPDTPFRFTVLAYNRSNGREVWRRVVREQVPHEGSHMDGSLASASPMTDGEYLYAMFGSRGVYALHKTGEVVWEKDLGNMQTRNGFGEGSSPALHENTLVINWDHEGDSFVVALDKRTGAEKWRRPRDEVTSWSTPVILRDAGRTLVVISATRRIRAYDIDTGEVVWECGGLGLNAIPTSLFNDELLFAMTGFRDPQLLAIRYRGARGDITDSDRIVWRTDKDTSYVPSGLLHGELLYYLKKNNGVLSCVDPRTGKPHYEPQRLDDITGVYASLVGAADRIYVVGRNGTAVVLRHGKSFEVLATNRLDDSFSASPAIVADTIFLRGMKSLYCIGR from the coding sequence ATGCGAATCGAATTACGAACGTCAGCGCGGAGTCTTCCGCTCGTCCTGATTCTTGCGGGTTTCGCGCCGGCCGGAGAGACATCTCCCTCTTGGCCCCAGTGGAGAGGTCCCTCGGGCAATGGATTGGCGCCCTCGGCCGATCCGCCCGTTACCTGGAGCGAATCCCGTAACGTTCGCTGGAAGACGGCCCTTCCCGGGCAGGGACTCTCCACGCCGATCGTCTGGGATGATCTCGTCATCATCCAGGCCGCAATTCCCGCGGACTCCGAAGAATCGCAAAGCGATCGGGATCAACGCGTTTCCAAGCCCGATACGCCGTTTCGATTTACAGTCCTGGCGTACAACCGCTCCAACGGCCGCGAAGTCTGGCGCCGCGTCGTCCGCGAGCAGGTTCCCCACGAAGGCAGCCATATGGACGGCAGCCTGGCGTCTGCTTCTCCCATGACCGACGGAGAGTATCTCTACGCTATGTTCGGTTCGCGCGGAGTTTACGCCCTCCACAAGACTGGTGAAGTTGTCTGGGAGAAGGACCTCGGCAACATGCAGACGCGTAACGGGTTCGGCGAGGGCAGCTCGCCGGCTCTCCATGAAAATACGCTCGTCATCAACTGGGATCACGAGGGTGATTCGTTCGTAGTGGCCTTGGACAAGCGGACGGGCGCTGAGAAGTGGCGCCGCCCACGCGATGAAGTCACGTCGTGGTCGACGCCGGTGATTCTCCGTGATGCGGGTCGCACGCTCGTCGTGATCAGCGCCACGAGGCGGATCCGCGCCTACGACATCGACACCGGAGAGGTCGTGTGGGAGTGCGGCGGACTCGGCCTGAACGCCATACCTACGTCGTTATTCAACGACGAACTTCTCTTCGCCATGACCGGTTTCCGCGATCCCCAATTGCTGGCCATTCGCTATCGCGGCGCCCGCGGCGACATCACCGACAGCGATCGCATCGTCTGGCGCACGGACAAGGACACGTCGTACGTCCCCTCCGGTCTTCTCCACGGAGAGTTGCTCTACTACCTGAAGAAGAACAACGGCGTACTGTCCTGCGTCGATCCCCGAACGGGCAAGCCCCACTACGAACCCCAACGCCTCGACGACATCACCGGCGTGTACGCTTCCCTCGTCGGCGCGGCCGATCGCATTTATGTCGTGGGGCGTAACGGGACTGCCGTCGTGCTTCGGCACGGCAAGTCGTTCGAGGTGCTCGCCACGAATCGCCTCGACGACTCCTTTTCCGCTTCCCCGGCGATTGTTGCCGATACGATCTTCCTGCGCGGGATGAAGAGCCTGTACTGCATCGGGCGCTAG
- a CDS encoding AMP-binding protein codes for MVVEQELATKASPGLTCNIAAHLPRMAQLVPDQSAVVIGRKSTGSARGRYEQLTFAELESLSNRYANALVVRGFEPGGRVLVMIRPGFDFIAVTFALFKIGAVPVMIDPGMGLRRMFDCLRSVDIHGFVGISLAHVMRGLRPEVFRSVRAMVTVAAHGLPGAASLSRIASRCDDRFDLLRTAPTDTAAILFTSGSTGPAKGVVYEHGMFDAQVRMIQSCYGIEPGEIDLPAFPLFALFSTAMGMTSVIPPMDPSRPGRADPAKIVRTLLDWNVTSTFGSPAVWKKVAAYGSAAGAKLPSLRRILIAGAPVPPATIAALHRMLSPDADVFTPYGATESLPVSSIGGREILADCADRTRRGAGICVGRELAEVDVKIIRVVDEPIETWTDGLVVPEGELGEIVVAGPMVTRHYFGHPRADALSKIIDGDRVWHRIGDVGYRDTEGRLWFCGRKSQRVVTPTGTLYADQCEAIFNEHPDVHRSALVGIGERGRQKPVLIVEPRARRKSATEKSKWKAELLALARENPRTRDMTAVLFHRDLPVDVRHNAKIHRETLAAWAARRAE; via the coding sequence ATGGTCGTCGAACAAGAGCTCGCGACAAAGGCCTCGCCGGGCCTCACCTGCAACATCGCCGCCCATCTTCCGCGCATGGCGCAGCTCGTTCCGGATCAGTCGGCGGTCGTCATTGGCCGCAAGTCCACGGGCTCCGCAAGAGGCCGGTACGAGCAGCTTACATTCGCCGAGCTCGAATCGCTTTCCAACCGCTATGCCAATGCCCTTGTTGTGCGCGGCTTCGAGCCCGGCGGGCGCGTCCTGGTCATGATCCGTCCCGGCTTCGACTTCATCGCCGTCACGTTCGCCTTGTTCAAGATCGGAGCCGTCCCGGTCATGATCGACCCCGGCATGGGTCTTCGCCGCATGTTCGACTGCCTGCGCTCCGTCGACATACACGGCTTCGTCGGCATTTCTCTGGCCCACGTCATGCGCGGACTCCGCCCCGAGGTCTTTCGTAGCGTCCGCGCAATGGTAACCGTCGCTGCCCATGGGCTCCCCGGCGCAGCGTCACTCTCTCGGATCGCAAGTCGTTGTGACGACCGGTTCGATTTGCTCAGAACCGCGCCGACCGACACAGCCGCGATTCTCTTCACCTCCGGCAGCACCGGACCGGCCAAGGGCGTGGTTTACGAACACGGCATGTTCGATGCCCAGGTGCGCATGATTCAATCTTGCTACGGAATCGAGCCGGGGGAAATCGACCTCCCCGCGTTCCCGCTCTTCGCGCTGTTCTCGACCGCCATGGGCATGACCAGCGTGATTCCGCCGATGGATCCATCCCGCCCCGGCCGCGCCGATCCCGCGAAGATCGTCCGCACGCTCCTCGATTGGAACGTCACCAGCACCTTCGGATCGCCGGCTGTCTGGAAAAAGGTCGCCGCCTACGGGTCCGCCGCCGGTGCCAAACTGCCGTCACTGCGACGTATCCTGATCGCCGGCGCGCCCGTACCTCCCGCGACCATCGCCGCCCTACACCGCATGCTCTCACCCGATGCCGACGTCTTCACGCCCTACGGTGCCACCGAGTCGCTGCCCGTCAGCTCGATCGGCGGAAGGGAGATTCTCGCAGATTGCGCCGACCGCACGCGCCGAGGTGCGGGTATCTGCGTAGGTCGCGAGCTCGCTGAAGTCGACGTAAAGATCATCAGGGTCGTTGACGAACCGATCGAGACATGGACTGATGGTCTTGTCGTTCCCGAAGGCGAACTCGGCGAGATCGTCGTGGCCGGCCCCATGGTCACGCGGCACTACTTCGGTCATCCGCGTGCTGATGCCTTGTCCAAGATCATCGACGGTGATCGCGTTTGGCATCGGATTGGCGACGTCGGCTATCGCGACACCGAGGGCCGGCTCTGGTTCTGCGGGCGAAAATCTCAGCGCGTGGTAACGCCCACCGGTACACTCTACGCCGACCAGTGTGAGGCGATATTCAACGAGCATCCGGATGTTCACCGCTCGGCACTCGTGGGTATCGGCGAGCGAGGCCGGCAGAAACCTGTCCTCATCGTCGAACCCCGAGCCCGTCGAAAATCGGCCACTGAGAAATCGAAGTGGAAGGCAGAACTGCTCGCGCTCGCCCGGGAGAATCCGCGGACCCGTGACATGACCGCGGTCCTCTTCCACCGCGATCTCCCGGTGGATGTTCGCCACAATGCCAAGATCCATCGTGAAACACTTGCGGCGTGGGCGGCGCGCCGCGCGGAATAA
- a CDS encoding carbonic anhydrase, translated as MIRRLSLTAIIAVCMAMPAYAGGGATTTLNADEAMAQLKEGNQRFVSGQSKNPNTDAERIEQTGKHGQAPFVTVITCSDSRVPVERLFDQGVGDVFVIRVAGNVCGVHEAGSIEYGLHHLNTPLLVVLGHTHCGAVSAVVQGAEVHDNIPALVSGIKPAVESARKENPGASGDKLIAAAVTANVWQSIEDLLRISPQTREKALQGKTKIVGAIYDIETGKVEWLGEHPRLAELVRGQREHYSSKVESHGNH; from the coding sequence ATGATTCGACGTCTGAGCCTGACAGCAATCATCGCAGTGTGTATGGCGATGCCGGCATATGCCGGCGGCGGCGCAACGACAACCCTCAACGCCGACGAGGCGATGGCCCAACTCAAGGAGGGAAATCAGCGTTTCGTTTCCGGCCAATCGAAGAACCCCAACACGGATGCGGAGCGAATTGAGCAGACCGGAAAGCATGGTCAGGCACCGTTCGTAACCGTGATTACGTGTTCGGATTCGCGTGTTCCCGTGGAGCGCTTATTTGACCAGGGGGTCGGGGACGTCTTCGTGATTCGCGTCGCGGGCAATGTCTGCGGCGTGCACGAAGCCGGTTCGATCGAGTATGGACTGCACCATCTGAACACGCCGCTGCTGGTCGTGTTGGGACATACGCATTGCGGTGCGGTATCGGCCGTCGTGCAGGGCGCGGAGGTGCATGACAACATCCCGGCGCTCGTATCCGGGATCAAGCCGGCCGTGGAGTCCGCCCGCAAGGAGAATCCGGGAGCCAGCGGCGATAAGCTCATTGCCGCAGCGGTCACGGCCAACGTGTGGCAATCCATCGAGGATCTGCTCCGCATCAGTCCGCAAACGCGAGAGAAAGCCCTACAGGGCAAGACGAAGATCGTCGGCGCGATCTATGACATCGAAACGGGCAAGGTGGAGTGGCTCGGCGAACACCCCCGGCTGGCAGAGCTTGTGCGCGGGCAGCGCGAACACTACTCGTCGAAGGTAGAGTCGCACGGAAATCACTGA